The following proteins come from a genomic window of Plasmodium vivax chromosome 3, whole genome shotgun sequence:
- a CDS encoding Plasmodium yoelii blood stage membrane protein ag-1, putative (encoded by transcript PVX_000980A), whose protein sequence is MFGTKFIFNIFKNKFNSISKKCVNYVIKSYKRTCPHISDFEPFASMYYFSGLHNYRTFYLLVKVNEIFNINKYKHIYVIFSTDKYDFQTDEIPTNKKNRIHIDQRVDIKIRQCDETLRVDLFTTKLTKKVHIGQIKIDINSSVITKSFPKNEWFVCFKDGQEICKVQMSFYKIQKYACPSECMFIQDGLELWKNKSKSLNKKNINLQNIHKQFDDDDKNLSLIDVDTDINDISLMQKLRLISFVLEQEICVFDFYAYVPKYMSAKEIMGEWFLCFLCFKDGKEEDVINIETIIERNIHRDINIPMLNILRIVVDSKNNTNASIMYTYANEKYQLSIHSEHNLSYIIDAITIFTNELKVLKESCGEKLELRKNMIMQEANMKKLMGKRRLASPRFRRNIPKSAHKMMNEMYVQKDSLETTAGERDEFLNDVLEEGGYQKKEDLISGASVGPSEHEEGAYPEKATEEANEAYQANETEGKNVPPPNNTLPKGYLQMIEHGRGEPPPMELP, encoded by the exons ATGTTCGGAACaaagttcatttttaacatttttaaaaataaatttaacaGTATATCGAAGAAATGCGTAAACTATGTTATAAAGAGTTACAAAAGGACGTGCCCGCACATCAGCGACTTTGAACCGTTCG ccTCCATGTACTACTTCAGCGGGCTGCACAACTACAGGACCTTCTACCTGCTCGTAAAAGTCAACGAAATATTTAACATCAATAAGTACAAGCACATATACGTCATTTTCAGCACGGACAAATATGACTTTCAAACGGATG AAATCCCGACGAACAAGAAAAACAGGATACACATCGACCAGCGAGTGGACATAAAAATCAGGCAGTGCGACGAAACGCTCAGAGTCGACCTGTTCACCACCAAATTGACGAAGAAGGTCCACATCGGCCAGATTAAGATAGACATCAATTCGAGCGTCATCACCAAGTCCTTTCCCAAGAATGAGTG GTTCGTCTGCTTCAAGGATGGGCAAGAAATCTGCAAAGTGCAAATGTCCTTTTACAAAA TCCAGAAGTATGCATGCCCCAGCGAGTGCATGTTCATACAGGATGGACTCGAACTGTGGAAGAACAAATCTAAAAGTctcaacaaaaaaaatattaacttgCAAAACATCCACAAACAATTCGATGACGACGATAAAAATTTGTCCCTCATAGATGTGGACACG GACATAAACGACATAAGTCTGATGCAAAAACTGAGGCTGATAAGCTTCGTGCTGGAGCAAGAAATCTGCGTGTTCGATTTTTACGCATATGTGCCCAAGTACATGTCGGCGAAGGAGATAATGG GGGAGTGGTTCCTGTGCTTCCTCTGCTTCAAGGACGGCAAAGAAGAAGATGTGATTAACATCGAGACGATCATCGAGCGCAACATCCATCGAGACATAAATATCCCCATGCTGAACATCCTGCGCATCGTGGTGGACAGCAAAAACAACACCAACGCCAGTATCATGTACACGTATGCGAATGAGAAGTACCAATTGAGCATTCACTCGGAGCACAACCTCTCCTACATCATCGACGCTATAACGATTTTTACCAACGAG CTAAAGGTCCTCAAAGAATCCTGCGGAGAGAAACTGGAGCtgcgaaaaaatatgatcatGCAAGAAGCCAACATGAAAAAGCTGATGG GAAAAAGACGACTGGCATCCCCACGGTTCAGACGCAATATCCCCAAAAGTGCCCACAAAATGATGAACGAAATGTATGTGCAGAAAGACAGCCTCGAAACGACAGCAGGGGAAAGGGATGAATTTCTGAATGACGTGTTGGAGGAAGGAGGGTACCAGAAGAAGGAAGATCTGATCAGCGGTGCGTCAGTAGGGCCGAGCGAGCATGAGGAAGGGGCATACCCCGAGAAAGCAACCGAAGAGGCGAACGAGGCATATCAAGCGAACGAGACAGAGGGGAAGAATGTCCCTCCCCCAAATAATACACTACCGAAAGGGTATTTACAAATGATTGAACACGGAAGGGGAGAGCCCCCCCCAATGGAACTGCCGTAG
- a CDS encoding hypothetical protein, conserved (encoded by transcript PVX_000975A) — protein sequence MIGSEGITNGGVTLEEWLEGGTYQKDYKSIWDKMRCKFDPLGRGIIRGMPPKMSGRRLSDKRPLIVEGNGDGGGDKRRGDAHRDGKDKVDRHTGDKHKDDKDPKKTPPLHNGYAMTYPLEKEKKKKRTCRILSLEYIYQLMESYAQEQEEKEKKEKENERKKEEEKKKKKCPSCRILAEGDSKSKGNEKDDDEDEKRDKEKKQNDDDDEDSGRGSKRKFCRILQENDEEQNRSTNNTDGIRVNAGILGLGNDGASGEQYRKFRILSEENPAACSYAMRNSAEGRKNQRGSGRCNGNSRLLGILPEEDLTPDDAYSDLNGYDGGGSGSTGRQFRIIAEGLSEDIGNLNIDGPDGGGGSGSGSGGENDGNDSNGRNLRILAEGSTGDDMDLEEDGSDGNESGGSESGGSGSAGSGSGNDGSGTNSRNFRILAEERTSNDENRDESDGPAGRGGRTGEGRAGGSAGGGGRGRGSGTKVDKCVGTRDDNVSMGKRVRNLSEEDGPPPPYEEVVSQTRGGGSGGGIPASGNNGDNKGGNDGTNSSDCRLLRILAEDPSDGDEVLEIDGPDRNGGGESGSGGSGSKSENNDGSGTNSRNLRILAEDSTEGGEDLEVDGPDRSGSGGSGSGSGTNSRNLRILAEDSNEDGENLEVDGPDGNGDEGSGSGGSGSKSGKNDESGSNSRRSRSLAEEDSQPDDTENQSDGSENKGDKKQTNNDESSKNSRRHRSLSEEGSPSNGNLQIVTGGTGGNGGTGCGKGNSGANNGGDKGGNDDSNCSECRRIRLLSEAVSPLGDTNCNADGGETGGSVGGASGSGSGVSAGSGSGSKGRQFRILHGDDRLPYDDILLNGVPIVTHLGSSSGGLSENLGDKSSKRTDGSGADGRLFRILKDDEVLPYDDLHLNGVPIGTGFGSASGGESGGACGRSGNRGDKSSRPTDGIKVNVRQSRILKDEDPVLYDDFTFNGRPIGTGFGNGNGGANGGANGGASGSQGDQSSGHTDGHATNSRNLRILAEGSSDGDDVDTGDGGSGGIAGSGSGNGDDNKKEKNDRHGFKRRRIRTLAEKDTPPDDTDYDSDGGSGGSGSGDDQKKEKNGESGSNSRRVRTLAEKDTPPDDTDYDSDGGSGGSGSGDDQKKEKNGESGSNSRRVRTLAEKDTPPDDTDYDSDGGSGGSGSGDDQKKEKNGESGSNSRRVRILGEGSPDGDNDSDGGSGSGSGDDQKKEKNGESGSNSRRVRILGEGSPDGDNDSDGGSGSGSGDDQKKEKNGESGSNSRRVRILGEGSPDGDNDSDGGSGSGSGDDQKKEKNGESGSNSRRVRILGEGSPDSDNDSDGGSGSGSGDDQKKEKNGESGSNSRRVRILGEGSPDSDNDSDGGSGSGSGDDQKKEKNGESGSNSRRVRILGEGSPSDGTNYESDGEGSVGSVGGSGNTTHGKCDDQGPTTRQLHLSPEEDQSNEIVSGPGRGDQRGAINRRSGTNGNGGALLSSASSSPTDGLQKGQVVHKEKGKERSWTYLTDHAEIVTRGESTKGVKAESEAERGGEDRSKGEKVDRSPPFRKYEIDEEEEEEEEEEEDEEEDEEEEEEEEEEFKKNEAYKSRYYSYDINETTQSVNKIADGNIGSAPDRRAKKLKRLIKGNSNDWGDALKSSSWASYGNYAGYSSEAAPPNRANYKHLFSESAYIYRKGNYYFINPSPFSIVKMKQQEGARPPKGSRNYMDCYATWFSSKYSSPGGSEYAYRKIKQIEELLPGSLTGFKNDDGYERLLLPSFVPEDTFLHCSFRSDAFHAVPHAESPLNRNESYPVKIYLKKNLNKTKGCSFQVNDGNALYREYAERESFLTTKIILNEKNRANNECVIHAYNEIVGFQCGPPYRTDKRERHILDDHHLTSEKKENNLISQGFPKGEFFRTDPPYCFEYVNENENVADVLPDSFPFPSSNMLAGQIQANHTRYIKLDKYSERKTFACYCNYFKENSIVYSGKIIVKVQPSHHAHLSSKGGLLRQSGEKVNFVEGLDKKRGAAAEGMRLPGESGSHGRKSHGNGSGSGGSGGSGGSGGSSGSGGGKKEATPAEHAADRARRNFISNFNFKQKEGINSIFFKKNRGVSTVSYDVVQRFGDKFKGEYVEELPLEEGGEAGEVGEAGEAGTQGDVDPHSDAYVDQYGDHYADEYADEYADAYSDAYSDAYSDTYADTYADPYGDLEGDGDGDGDFLFDLDDGLVNENTPSKYKPLDRSVDLQDSIMHAGESQTIAVINKSKNVKLVMPKIKAKKKTYGGDREFPYPKVISLVYEEKANKHEKVNKSLRLFKEFFPPVLREDAKKGAAVEGGVVPLEGERDAREGGKDELVGGGKDEDDVGEWEDGKDKKEEKDGRDKKDWTDGKDKPEEKDGRDKKDLKDCTDWTDGQDVKYLRDFIYQSFSKVQKNKTNNSVDKEISGSGEDERDSLSGEDEHVLMRKRRRHAKDAPRGEQPPQEKGRPRREAKEVKEANEANEANVAKREGQTKRVNSAKDEKQGSDSNAAEGDKHGGKPTGEKKEHLEGIREEETAERRGADKAAPPEGRTNQLEDSKKGGEPAKVQTDGVNGEIGEGTKTDKVGEEKGGEDEGSEAKNPENEEAQGRKNSDGKRKKKMRKRMRRKLQRG from the coding sequence ATGATCGGTAGTGAGGGCATCACCAACGGTGGAGTCACTCTGGAAGAATGGCTAGAAGGAGGGACATACCAAAAGGATTACAAATCAATTTGGGATAAAATGAGGTGCAAATTTGACCCCTTGGGAAGAGGCATCATCAGGGGTATGCCACCGAAAATGTCAGGCAGGAGGTTATCGGACAAAAGGCCGCTGATCGTAGAGGGAAATGGCGACGGCGGAGGGGATAAGCGAAGGGGTGATGCGCACAGGGATGGTAAGGACAAGGTCGATAGGCACACGGGTGATAAACACAAGGATGATAAGGACCCCAAGAAAACCCCACCTTTGCACAATGGCTATGCAATGACGTACCCCTtggagaaagaaaagaaaaagaaaagaacgtGCAGGATATTGTCACtagaatatatataccaACTTATGGAAAGTTATGCACAAgagcaagaagaaaaagaaaaaaaagagaaagaaaatgaaagaaaaaaagaagaagaaaaaaaaaaaaaaaaatgtcccaGTTGCAGAATATTAGCAGAAGGGGATTCCAAATCGAAGGGCAACGAGAAGGATGACGATGAAGACGAAAAAAGAGATAAagagaagaaacaaaatgatgatgatgatgaagattCAGGTAGAGgctcaaaaagaaaattctgCAGGATCTTGCAAGAGAATGATGAGGAACAAAATCGCTCGACCAATAACACAGATGGAATAAGAGTAAACGCGGGAATTTTAGGTTTAGGGAACGATGGTGCAAGTGGTGAGCAGTATAGAAAGTTTAGAATCCTGTCAGAAGAGAATCCAGCAGCTTGTTCCTATGCAATGAGAAACAGTGCAGAGGGAAGGAAGAATCAGCGAGGCAGTGGCAGATGCAATGGGAACAGTAGACTACTTGGAATTCTGCCAGAAGAGGACTTAACACCAGATGATGCTTATTCCGACCTAAATGGATATGATGGAGGTGGAAGTGGCTCAACTGGTAGACAATTTAGGATTATAGCAGAAGGTTTATCCGAAGATATtggaaatttaaatatagaTGGGCCTGACGGAggtggaggaagtggaagtggaagcggaggCGAAAATGATGGAAATGACTCGAATGGTAGAAATCTTAGGATTCTTGCAGAAGGTTCAACAGGAGATGATATGGATTTAGAGGAAGATGGATCTGACGGAAATGAAAGCGGAGGAAGTGaaagtggaggaagtggaagtgcaggaagtggaagcggaaaCGATGGTAGTGGCACGAACAGTAGAAATTTTAGGATTCTGGCAGAAGAACGTACTTCGAACGATGAAAACCGCGACGAGTCAGATGGACCAGCagggagaggaggaaggacAGGAGAAGGGAGAGCAGGAGGAAGTGccggaggaggaggaagaggaagagggtCAGGAACTAAAGTGGATAAGTGTGTTGGAACAAGGGATGACAATGTTTCTATGGGTAAACGGGTTAGGAATTTATCTGAAGAAGACGGTCCACCACCACCCTATGAAGAAGTCGTTTCCCAAACACGTGGAGGCggaagtggaggaggaatACCAGCATCAGGAAATAATGGAGACAACAAAGGAGGAAACGATGGTACCAATAGCTCAGATTGTAGGCTGCTTAGGATTCTAGCAGAAGATCCATCCGATGGGGATGAAGTTTTAGAGATAGATGGACCTGACAGAAATGGAGGTGGGGAaagtggaagcggaggaagcggaagCAAAAGCGAAAACAACGATGGGAGTGGCACGAACAGTAGAAATCTTAGGATTTTAGCAGAAGATTCAACCGAAGGTGGTGAGGATTTAGAGGTAGATGGACCTGacagaagtggaagcggaggaagtggaagtggAAGTGGCACAAACAGTAGAAATCTTAGGATTCTAGCAGAAGATTCAAACGAAGATGGTGAAAATTTAGAGGTAGATGGACCTGACGGAAATGGAGATGAAGGAAGTGgaagtgggggaagcggaagcaaaagcggaaaaaacgATGAAAGTGGTTCAAATAGTAGAAGGTCTAGAAGTTTAGCAGAAGAGGATTCCCAACCAGATGACACCGAAAACCAGTCGGACGGATCAGAAAATAAAGGAGATaagaaacaaacaaacaacgATGAAAGTAGCAAGAACAGTAGAAGGCATAGAAGTTTATCAGAAGAGGGTTCACCATCAAATGGTAACCTCCAAATCGTGACAGGCGGAACAGGGGGAAATGGAGGAACAGGAtgtggaaaaggaaatagTGGAGCCAATAATGGAGGCGATAAAGGAGGAAATGATGATAGCAATTGCTCAGAGTGTAGAAGGATTAGACTTTTATCTGAGGCAGTTTCGCCACTGGGTGATACAAATTGCAACGCAGATGGAGGGGAAACTGGAGGCAGTGTTGGTGGTGcaagtggaagcggaagtggAGTCAGTGCTGGTAGTGGAAGTGGCTCTAAAGGCAGACAATTTAGGATCCTGCATGGTGATGACAGACTACCCTATGATGATATCCTTTTGAATGGGGTGCCAATTGTAACACACTTAGGAAGTTCAAGTGGAGGTTTAAGTGAAAATCTGGGAGATAAGTCTAGCAAACGCACCGATGGAAGTGGCGCGGATGGTAGACTATTTAGGATCTTGAAAGATGATGAAGTACTACCCTATGATGATCTACATTTGAATGGTGTACCAATTGGAACAGGATTTGGAAGTGCAAGTGGAGGCGAAAGTGGAGGTGCATGTGGACGAAGTGGAAATCGGGGAGATAAGTCTAGCAGACCCACTGATGGAATTAAAGTGAACGTTAGACAATCTAGAATCTTGAAAGATGAAGACCCAGTACTCTATGATGATTTCACTTTTAATGGGAGGCCAATTGGAACAGGATTTGGAAATGGGAATGGAGGCGCAAATGGTGGTGCAAATGGAGGTGCAAGTGGAAGTCAGGGAGATCAGTCTAGCGGACACACCGATGGACATGCCACGAACAGTAGAAATCTTAGGATTCTGGCAGAAGGTTCATCCGATGGTGATGATGTTGACACAGGTGACgggggaagtggaggaaTTGCAGGAAGCGGAAGTGGAAATGGAGATGATaacaagaaagaaaaaaatgatagacATGGCtttaaaagaagaaggatTAGGACTCTGGCAGAGAAAGACACACCACCAGATGATACAGACTATGACTCAGATGGAGGAAGTggcggaagtggaagcggagatgatcaaaagaaagaaaaaaatggcgaatccGGCTCTAACAGTAGAAGGGTTAGGACTCTGGCAGAGAAAGACACACCACCAGATGATACAGACTATGACTCAGATGGAGGAAGTggcggaagtggaagcggagatgatcaaaagaaagaaaaaaatggcgaatccGGCTCTAACAGTAGAAGGGTTAGGACTCTGGCAGAGAAAGACACACCACCAGATGATACAGACTATGACTCAGATGGAGGAAGTggcggaagtggaagcggagatgatcaaaagaaagaaaaaaatggcgaatccGGCTCTAACAGTAGAAGGGTTAGGATACTGGGAGAAGGTTCACCCGATGGTGATAATGACTCagatggaggaagtggaagcggaagtggggatgatcaaaagaaagaaaaaaatggcgaatccGGCTCTAACAGTAGAAGGGTTAGGATACTGGGAGAAGGTTCACCCGATGGTGATAATGACTCagatggaggaagtggaagcggaagtggggatgatcaaaagaaagaaaaaaatggcgaatccGGCTCTAACAGTAGAAGGGTTAGGATACTGGGAGAAGGTTCACCCGATGGTGATAATGACTCagatggaggaagtggaagcggaagtggggatgatcaaaagaaagaaaaaaatggcgaatccGGCTCTAACAGTAGAAGGGTTAGGATACTGGGAGAAGGTTCACCCGATAGTGATAATGACTCagatggaggaagtggaagcggaagtggggatgatcaaaagaaagaaaaaaatggcgaatccGGCTCTAACAGTAGAAGGGTTAGGATACTGGGAGAAGGTTCACCCGATAGTGATAATGACTCagatggaggaagtggaagcggaagtggggatgatcaaaagaaagaaaaaaatggcgaatccGGCTCTAACAGTAGAAGGGTTAGGATACTGGGAGAAGGTTCACCATCAGATGGTACAAATTATGAATCAGATGGAGAAGGAAGTGTTGGAAGTGTCGGAGGAAGCGGAAATACAACACATGGCAAATGTGATGATCAGGGACCGACGACTAGACAGCTTCATCTTTCACCAGAAGAGGACCAATCGAATGAGATCGTCAGCGGACCAGGTAGAGGTGACCAAAGGGGTGCAATAAATCGCAGAAGTGGTACAAATGGTAATGGCGGTGCACTTTTATCAAGTGCTAGTTCGTCCCCTACAGATGGGCTGCAAAAGGGCCAAGTGGTACataaggagaaggggaaggaaaggTCGTGGACCTACCTGACGGACCACGCGGAAATAGTGACTAGGGGAGAGAGCACCAAAGGAGTGAAGGCAGAGTCGGAGGCAGAACGGGGAGGCGAGGACCGAAGTAAAGGTGAAAAGGTGGACAGGTCACCCCCATTTAGAAAGTACGAAAtagatgaagaggaggaagaggaggaggaagaagaggaggatgaagaggaagatgaggaggaggaagaagaagaggaagaagaattcAAGAAGAACGAAGCGTACAAGAGTAGGTACTACTCCTATGACATAAATGAAACGACTCAATCGGTGAATAAGATTGCTGATGGTAACATCGGTTCGGCTCCCGACAGGAGGGCGAAGAAGCTGAAGCGGCTTATCAAGGGCAATTCCAATGACTGGGGGGATGCCCTGAAGTCGTCCAGTTGGGCCAGCTACGGAAATTATGCGGGTTACTCCAGTGAGGCCGCTCCCCCCAACCGGGCCAACTACAAACACCTGTTCAGCGAAAGCGCGTACATATACCGGAAGGGAAACTACTACTTCATAAACCCGAGCCCATTTAGCATAGTCAAAATGAAGCAGCAAGAAGGGGCGCGACCCCCTAAGGGTAGCCGCAATTACATGGACTGTTACGCCACCTGGTTTAGCAGCAAGTATAGCTCcccagggggaagcgaaTACGCctacagaaaaataaagcaaataGAGGAGCTGCTCCCCGGGTCTCTAACCGGTTTTAAAAACGACGATGGGTATGAGAGATTACTTCTACCTTCCTTCGTCCCAGAAGACACATTTCTGCACTGCAGTTTTAGAAGCGACGCATTTCATGCAGTGCCGCATGCAGAGAGTCCACTTAATCGAAATGAGTCATACCCggtgaaaatttatttgaagaaaaatttgaacaagACGAAAGGATGCTCCTTTCAAGTGAACGATGGAAACGCACTCTATAGGGAGTATGCAGAGAGGGAGTCCTTCCTCACGACGAAGATAATtctgaatgaaaaaaatagggcCAACAACGAGTGTGTAATACACGCGTATAACGAAATTGTGGGGTTTCAGTGTGGACCTCCTTACAGAACggacaaaagggagaggcaCATTCTGGACGATCACCACTTGACTAGcgagaagaaagaaaataaccTCATCAGCCAAGGTTTCCCCAAAGGAGAGTTCTTTAGAACTGACCCTCCATACTGCTTTGAGTATGTGAATGAAAATGAGAACGTGGCGGATGTTCTGCCAGACAGTTTCCCCTTCCCCAGCTCGAATATGCTGGCTGGACAGATCCAAGCAAACCACACGAGGTATATAAAACTAGACAAGTACAGTGAGAGGAAAACCTTTGCATGCTACTGCAACTATTTTAAGGAGAACAGCATTGTGTATTCGGGAAAGATAATCGTAAAAGTGCAACCGAGTCACCACGCGCATTTGAGTAGCAAGGGTGGTCTCCTAAGGCAGTCAGGTGAGAAGGTGAATTTTGTTGAGGGGCTGGACAAGAAGAGGGGCGCTGCTGCGGAAGGTATGCGCCTCCCAGGGGAAAGCGGCTCACACGGGAGAAAAAGCCACGGCAATGGTAGTGGTAGCGGCGGAagcggtggtagcggcggAAGCGGTGGTAGCAGcggaagcggcgggggaaAGAAAGAGGCGACTCCCGCCGAGCACGCGGCGGACAGGGCGAGGAGGAACTTCATCTCCAACTTTAACTTCaaacaaaaggaaggaaTCAACagcattttcttcaaaaagaacAGGGGGGTGTCCACCGTGAGTTATGACGTCGTCCAGCGATTCGGCGACAAATTTAAAGGCGAGTATGTTGAGGAGCTGCCCCTGGAGGAAGGCGGAGAAGCCGGCGAAGTCGGCGAAGCTGGCGAAGCGGGCACGCAGGGGGATGTCGACCCGCACAGCGACGCGTATGTAGATCAGTATGGAGACCACTACGCTGATGAGTATGCCGATGAGTATGCCGATGCGTATTCCGATGCGTATTCTGATGCGTATTCTGACACATATGCCGACACGTATGCCGATCCGTATGGCGACCTCGAGGGcgatggtgatggtgatgggGACTTCCTCTTCGACTTGGACGACGGCCTCGTGAATGAAAACACCCCCTCCAAATACAAGCCCTTGGACAGAAGCGTCGATTTGCAGGACAGCATTATGCATGCGGGAGAGTCCCAAACCATTGCTGTGATTAACAAGTCCAAAAATGTCAAGCTGGTGATGCCAAAGATAAaggcaaagaaaaagacGTACGGAGGGGATCGGGAGTTCCCCTACCCTAAGGTGATCTCACTCGTTTATGAAGAGAAGGCGAACAAACATGAGAAGGTAAATAAATCGCTCAGGCTGTTTAAGgagttcttcccccctgtgctTAGGGAGGACGCGAAGAAGGGCGCGGCGGTTGAAGGGGGGGTGGTCCCTCTAGAGGGGGAGAGGGATGCacgtgaagggggaaaagacgaGCTGGTCGGTGGAGGGAAGGATGAGGACGACGTGGGGGAATGGGAGGACGGGAAGGACAAGAAGGAAGAGAAGGATGGAAGGGACAAGAAAGATTGGACGGATGGGAAGGACAAGCCAGAAGAGAAGGATGGAAGGGACAAAAAAGATTTGAAGGACTGTACGGATTGGACGGATGGGCAGGACGTGAAATACCTGCGCGACTTCATATACCAATCGTTCAGCAAagtgcagaaaaataaaacgaacaATTCAGTCGATAAGGAGATAAGCGGATCGGGGGAGGACGAAAGAGACTCATTATCTGGAGAAGACGAACACGTGCTGATGAGGAAGCGCAGGCGCCATGCGAAGGATGCACCCCGTGGTGAACAGCCCCCACAGGAAAAAGGACGACCAAGGAGAGAGGCGAAAGAGGTGAAAGAGGCGAACGAAGCGAATGAAGCGAACGTAGCGAAGCGAGAGGGGCAAACGAAACGGGTGAATAGTGCCAAAGATGAGAAACAAGGCAGCGATTCCAATGCTGCAGAGGGTGACAAGCACGGGGGAAAACCCactggggagaaaaaggaacatctGGAAGGAATCagggaagaagaaactgCAGAACGACGTGGTGCAGATAAGGCCGCTCCACCTGAGGGACGAACTAACCAGCTGGAGGATTCaaagaaagggggggaaccaGCTAAGGTGCAAACTGATGGAGTGAATGGCGAAATAGGGGAAGGAACCAAAACAGATAAAgtgggagaagaaaaagggggagaggacGAGGGGAGCGAGGCGAAAAACCCAGAAAATGAGGAAGCgcaggggaggaaaaattcagacgggaagaggaaaaagaaaatgagaaaaagaatgaggaggaagctCCAGAGGGGGTGA